The Maylandia zebra isolate NMK-2024a linkage group LG4, Mzebra_GT3a, whole genome shotgun sequence genome includes a window with the following:
- the mpg gene encoding DNA-3-methyladenine glycosylase, protein MMAARKRKMLALAAATSEQTVSLNKHNKDTELKPKDSQTALKKQPSQCENAQSAEAERSCYFTGNEQQHRLGEDFFKQPCISLAKAFLGKVLVHRCADGTELRGRIVETEAYLGGEDKASHSAGGKRTERNTAMFMKPGTIYVYPIYGIYLCMNVSSEGEGAAVLLRSLEPLQGQAVMRQLRAARRKEGARQLKEKELCNGPSKLCQALNIPRCFDRRDLASDPDVWLENDPDTSPAKPQDIVSAPRIGIESHGEWAKKPWRFYLRGHPSVSVVNKEAERQTLSGNVMNDLSPHAVKPDTGQHNVKRT, encoded by the exons ATGATGGCAGCGCGAAAAAGAAAGATGCTAGCGCTGGCGGCGGCAACATCTGAACAAACTGTGTCGTTAAATAAACACAACAAGGACACGGAGCTGAAGCCAAAGGACTCACAAACCGCGCTTAAGAAGCAGCCCAGTCAGTGTGAAAATGCTCAGAGTGCTGAGGCGGAGCGAAGCTGTTATTTTACCGGGAATGAGCAGCAGCACAGGCTAGGAGAGGACTTCTTCAAGCAGCCCTGCATCAGTTTGGCTAAAGCCTTCCTCGGCAAG GTGCTGGTCCACAGGTGTGCAGATGGTACGGAGTTGCGAGGAAGAATAGTGGAAACTGAAGCTTACCTTGGAGGGGAGGACAAGGCCTCACACTCGGCGGGAGGCAAACGCACCGAGAGAAACACAGCCATGTTTATGAAGCCTGGCACAATCTACGTGTATCCAATCTATGGCATCTACCTATGCATGAACGTGTCTAGTGAAG GGGAGGGTGCTGCTGTGTTGCTGCGCTCACTCGAGCCCCTACAGGGTCAGGCCGTCATGAGGCAGCTGAGGGCAGCCAGACGCAAAGAGGGAGCCCGTCAGCTGAAGGAAAAAGAGCTCTGCAACGGGCCTTCAAAGCTCTGCCAGGCTCTAAATATACCACGATGTTTTGACCGTCGAGACTTAGCCTCAGACCCAGATGTGTGGCTGGAGAATGATCCCGACACAAGTCCGGCAAAACCCCAAGATATCGTATCAGCACCACGCATCGGAATAGAGTCCCACGGGGAATGGGCCAAGAAGCCGTGGCGTTTTTATCTACGTGGGCACCCCTCTGTTAGCGTTGTGAATAAAGAGGCAGAGAGACAGACTCTGTCTGGAAATGTCATGAACGATTTAAGTCCCCATGCCGTGAAGCCTGATACAGGACAGCACAATGTCAAAAGGACTTAA